Proteins found in one Miscanthus floridulus cultivar M001 chromosome 4, ASM1932011v1, whole genome shotgun sequence genomic segment:
- the LOC136548827 gene encoding uncharacterized protein, whose protein sequence is MSTSEEVSLELLLLDSSNYTSWSASVLDVFRTMGPQIEQIVDVSISPPHDDLIYLSREEVKCLQLNAQAANVLFSALSEDVLDAVIFGDGKPLGDAHIIWTTLKEMYGNSKCEESNLSLEKPLEECSTSSTNDEPQVILSKGLFDHATSTSSPTYDLLDGNEIVGENNIFTCGTSTFFSSCETNILKEEEACDRWKPNDESTLPRSSTLYTTSHIGLMAKKEKKVASESESDSDSDSVKGILKEVQSVQNAVVQPAAQTTVVPHPKGGSAAPGQNRKVPKAIKVQRQSKKTLITCFKCKKDGHHVRDCPLKKEEKGVSKIQEKKKMAHVKFSNMGHNASMCSNKVDDQATLPKNKTRRSKRKCYGCHEKGHEIGSCPNKKSEGLSSSTKRFISKVASKVQEEKARKNKNRLCYTCKGKGHLSKDCPMGNTSKLNLSIDLNMLRRPKNDTCARKVIGSPCASTQAIWVPKSLVTNHNGPNIVWVPNCA, encoded by the exons ATGTCGACAAGTGAGGAGGTATCTCTAGAACTTTTACTTTTAGATAGCTCAAATTATACATCTTGGTCTGCTAGTGTGCTTGATGTTTTTAGGACCATGGGTCCTCAAATAGAGCAGATTGTAGATGTGAGCATTTCACCTCCTCATGATGATTTGATCTACCTATCTAgagaggaagtgaaatgcttacaactcaatgctcaagctgctaatgtcttatttagtgctttgagtgaagatgtacttgatgctgtcatatttggagatggtaaaccacttggtgatgctcatatcatttggaccacgctcaaggaaatgtatggcaactccaaatgtgaagagagcaacctctcattggaaaaaccacttgaggaatgctcaacttcatcgacaaatgatgagcctcaagtgattctctcaaaaggcctatttgatcatgccacatccacttcctcgccaacatatgacttattggatggtaatgaaatagttggtgagaacaatatttttacatgtggtacttctactttctttagttcttgtgagactaacattttgaaggaagaagaagcttgtgatcggtggaagccaaatgatgaatccaccttaccaagaagctcaactctctatACCACTTCACATATCggtctcatggcaaagaaagagaagaaagtggcaagtgagagtgagagtgacagtgacagtgacagtg tgaaggggatacttaaagaagtgcaatctgtccagaatgcagtAGTTCAGCCAGCTGCACAGACTACGGTAGTGCCGCACcccaagggcggcagtgccgcacctggacAGAACAGGAAAGTTCCCAAGGCCATCAAGGTGCAACGTCAATCAAagaagactctcatcacttgcttcaagtgcaagaaagACGGTCACCATGTCAGAGATTGCCccttgaagaaagaagagaagggcgtgagcaagatccaagagaagaagaagatggctcatgtcaagttctccaacatgggacacaatgcttctatgtgttccaacaaggtcgatgatcaagccacacttccaaagaacaagacaagaagaagcaagaggaagtgttatggttgtcatgagaagggacatgaaattggctcatgtcctaataagaaaagtgaaggcttgtcatcatcaacaaagaggttcattagcaaggtagcaagcaaagtgcaagaagagaaggctagaaagaacaagaaccgcctatgctacacttgcaaaggaaagggacatttaagtaaggattgtcccatgggtaacacttctaagctcaacttgtcaattgatttaaatatgcttaggaggcccaaaaatgacacttgtgctagaaaggtgattggttcaccatgtgctagcacacaggccatttgggtgcctaagtctcttgtgactaaccataatggacccaacatagtttgggtaccaaattgtgcttag